Proteins encoded together in one Armatimonadota bacterium window:
- a CDS encoding restriction endonuclease subunit S, giving the protein MSATTPTVNPQDVEDFAESDGLPAHWQMIPLKNLTKPSSAKVDPTDYPKSPYLSLEHIEANTTKIVGAGLGEDVHSTKAAFRAGDVLYGRLRPYLNKVTIPNFNGISSTDILVFPPNEDLDQGYLMRFLNSATVVEYAHRHSMGLQMPRIGFEVLGEIEIPLPPIAEQREIVARIEELVEQVNSARERLASIPILLKRFRQSVLAAACSGQLTADWRGTENLIGWEDIPAQDVCGRVQSGSTPKEGFQGMPGIPFLKVYNLVDQRLDFDYKPQFVSESVYATKSMSRSTAIPGDVLMNIVGPPLGKVVIVSDQYPEWTFNQALTMFRPSTRITTEWLYVILCSGMPYEEILMQTRGSAGQSNISLTQCREMVLPVPPVDEQTEIVRRVDALFALADSIESRLTDATAQVERTTQAILAKAFRGELVQPGPCSPC; this is encoded by the coding sequence GTGAGCGCAACCACTCCCACTGTGAACCCGCAGGATGTCGAAGACTTCGCCGAAAGCGATGGCCTTCCGGCTCACTGGCAAATGATCCCCTTGAAGAACCTGACCAAGCCATCATCCGCGAAGGTCGATCCTACCGACTACCCAAAGTCTCCCTATCTAAGCCTTGAGCATATCGAAGCGAACACTACCAAGATCGTGGGAGCCGGACTTGGCGAGGACGTGCACTCAACCAAGGCCGCATTCAGGGCTGGAGATGTCCTCTATGGCAGACTCCGACCTTATTTGAACAAGGTCACAATCCCGAACTTCAACGGAATCTCGTCTACCGACATTCTGGTGTTCCCGCCGAACGAGGACCTGGATCAGGGCTACCTGATGCGCTTTCTTAACTCCGCGACCGTCGTTGAATACGCTCACCGCCATTCGATGGGCCTGCAAATGCCGCGCATCGGTTTCGAAGTGCTTGGCGAGATCGAAATTCCCCTTCCTCCCATCGCCGAGCAGCGCGAGATCGTGGCGCGGATCGAAGAGTTGGTTGAGCAGGTCAATTCGGCACGGGAGCGGCTCGCCTCGATCCCGATCCTCCTCAAGCGCTTCCGCCAGTCCGTCCTCGCCGCCGCCTGCTCTGGCCAGCTCACCGCCGACTGGCGAGGGACAGAGAACCTTATTGGTTGGGAAGACATCCCGGCTCAGGACGTATGCGGACGTGTGCAAAGCGGGTCGACCCCAAAGGAAGGCTTTCAAGGAATGCCGGGAATCCCGTTCCTCAAGGTCTACAACTTGGTCGATCAGCGGCTCGACTTCGACTACAAGCCGCAATTTGTCTCCGAATCGGTGTATGCAACCAAGTCGATGTCGCGCTCGACTGCCATCCCCGGTGACGTACTCATGAACATCGTGGGGCCACCCCTTGGCAAGGTTGTCATAGTGTCCGACCAATATCCTGAGTGGACGTTCAACCAGGCCCTGACGATGTTTCGCCCGTCGACGCGAATAACCACGGAATGGCTCTACGTAATTCTCTGTAGCGGGATGCCGTATGAAGAGATTCTGATGCAGACCCGAGGGTCAGCCGGTCAATCAAACATTTCGCTAACTCAGTGTCGGGAGATGGTGTTGCCGGTCCCGCCTGTCGACGAACAAACCGAGATCGTCCGCCGCGTCGATGCCCTCTTCGCCCTTGCCGACTCCATCGAATCCCGCCTCACCGACGCCACCGCCCAGGTCGAGCGCACCACCCAAGCCATCCTCGCCAAGGCGTTTCGAGGTGAGTTGGTTCAACCAGGTCCCTGTAGTCCATGTTAG
- a CDS encoding virulence RhuM family protein, with translation MSEIILYSSPDGEARIEVTYEGDTFWLTQKQIADLFAVDRSVISKHLGNVFEEGELDRNSVCAEFAQTAADGKTYQVQFYALDAIIAVGYRVNSKQATQFRIWATNTLKEFVIKGFVLDDERLKLNKRFGKDYFDELIERIREIRASERRFYLKITDLYEQASIDYDPKAEITKTFFATVQNKLHWAVSGKTAAEIIAERADAGKPSMGLTTWKKAPHGKILRTDVSTAKNYLIEKEIKELDRIVEQYLLYAEDMAARQVPMKMTDWVERLDAFLRFNERDVLTNPGTVSAEVAKKLAEEQYEQFRVKQDEAFESDFEREVKRISGQEGE, from the coding sequence ATGAGTGAGATCATCCTCTACTCATCGCCAGACGGCGAGGCCAGGATCGAGGTCACCTACGAGGGAGACACCTTCTGGCTGACGCAAAAGCAGATCGCCGACCTCTTTGCTGTGGATCGATCGGTCATATCCAAGCACCTTGGCAATGTCTTCGAGGAAGGAGAACTGGACCGCAATTCAGTGTGTGCAGAATTTGCACAAACTGCCGCCGATGGGAAGACGTACCAGGTCCAGTTCTACGCTCTCGACGCCATCATCGCCGTTGGCTACCGGGTCAATTCCAAGCAGGCCACCCAGTTCCGAATCTGGGCCACCAACACCCTCAAGGAGTTCGTCATCAAGGGGTTCGTCCTGGACGATGAGCGCCTCAAGCTCAACAAGCGGTTCGGCAAGGACTACTTCGACGAGCTCATCGAGCGCATCCGGGAGATCCGGGCGAGCGAGCGCCGCTTCTATCTCAAGATCACCGACCTCTACGAGCAAGCGAGTATCGACTACGACCCGAAGGCGGAGATCACCAAGACCTTTTTTGCCACCGTGCAGAACAAGCTGCACTGGGCCGTGAGCGGAAAGACCGCCGCCGAGATCATCGCGGAGCGCGCAGACGCCGGCAAGCCGAGCATGGGGCTCACCACCTGGAAGAAGGCGCCGCACGGCAAGATCCTGAGAACCGACGTTTCGACCGCCAAGAACTACCTGATCGAAAAGGAGATCAAGGAGCTTGACCGCATCGTCGAGCAGTACCTGCTCTATGCCGAGGACATGGCCGCGCGGCAGGTCCCGATGAAGATGACGGACTGGGTGGAGCGGCTCGATGCCTTCTTGAGGTTCAACGAGCGTGACGTGCTCACCAACCCTGGAACGGTTTCCGCCGAGGTCGCCAAAAAGCTCGCAGAGGAGCAGTACGAGCAGTTCCGCGTAAAGCAGGACGAGGCGTTCGAGAGCGACTTCGAGCGCGAAGTGAAGAGGATCAGCGGTCAGGAGGGAGAGTGA